The Roseomonas marmotae genomic sequence ATCGCCGCCGGTTCGAGTGCCTGCCACGCGCTGTCCTGGGGCGGAGGTGAGTTATGCACCAGATCCACGCGAATGCCCGCACCACTCCGGCCGTCCGTGCCGAGATCGGCCGCTCCTCGGCGCCTACCGGACTGCTGGCCCGGCGCTACGGCGTCAGCACCGAGACCATCCGCAAGTGGCGCCAGCGCGGGCCCGCCGACTGCCTGGACCGCTCCGCCCGCCCCCATAGCTTGCCCTGGAAGGCGACCGCAGGGGAGCGCGCGGTGGTCTGCCTGCTGCGCGAGAGGACCAACTTCGCCCTCGACGACCTGACCTTCGTCGTCCGGCACTTCCTGCCGCACCTCAACCGCGACAGCATCTGGCGCATCCTCAAGGCCGAGGGGCTGAACCGACGTCGTCCCGCAGCCTCGGAGCGTCTCGCCAGGGGCACCGGGAAGTTCCGGGACTGCGATCTCGGCACCACGATCCATTCCCATTGCGACCTCGAGCTGCTGCTGCGCGGGTTCAACGCCGCCCACAACGCCCGACGACAGCAGGTCCTGCAGGGCCGGACGCCGAACCAGGTTGTCGCCGAGCGCCTCGCCGCCCAGCGAAAGCTCCGCGGCACCGAGCCTGTCGGGCAGGCCGGGCGGCAGGACATCGAGAAGGCCCGCATCATCGTCGAGAACGCCAAGGACGTCTCACAACCAGACACCTCTAAGGATCGACGACATCACCAACGGCGTGAATAGGCCCACCAATGGGGTCACCAACTATTGGTACAGCCTTCACGACGTCGCCTGTAACGCGGAAGGGCAGAGCGACCACGCCACAGCCTCCTACGGGCAGGAGCACTACGAGGAATAGGAGCAGCTTTATCTGGCCACCTCTGGTCACAAGGCGGATTCCATAACGCCACCTTGTTCGGCTGCTCATCTTCAGCATGAACCTAGCCTCCGGGATCTAAATATTTTTCTGGTTATGCCCACATTGCTACCCCGGTTGGTGAACTAAGTGGAAATCGCTCTTTCGTGCTAAGCTAGAGGTTGTTATGGACCTGCGGCCAGTTGAGCAGCCTGCTTGAGCATGATGCACGTGAAGGCGACGAGGTGCAGGTCGGCAAGGGTGCTGGCATAGCGCTCATAGTCCTTCACCAAACGGCGGAAGCGAGTAGCCCAAGCAAAGGAGCGTTCCACCACCCAGCGTCGCGGCAGCAGCACAAAGCCGCGCTTGGCCTCCGGCAGCTTGATCACCTCCAACTCGATGCCATGCGCCTTGGCAGCGTCGGCCGCCTTCTGGCCGGTATAGCCCTGGTCGACATAGGCCAGATCGACGCTCTGGCCCGTCGAGGCCTGCACGGCTTGGGCAAGCCGCCCAACCTCAGCGCGGTCGTCGGCACTGGCAGGCGTAACGTGCAGCGCCAGCAGATGCCCCAGCGTGTCCACCGCCAGGTGCAGCTTGGAACCCTTCTTGCGCTTGGCGCCATCGTAGCCCGCCCGCTCGCCGCTCTCTGGCGTGGAGCGCAAGGTCCGGCTGTCCAGGATGGCAGCGGTGGGCTGCGCCTTCCGTCCGGCAGCTAGCCGCAGCACGGTGCGGAGGTCCTCGGCCAGTGCCTCGAAGCAGCCTGCCGTCAGCCAGCGCTGCGTCTGCTGGTACACCGCCGCCCAGGGTGGCAGGTCATTCGGCATCCAGCGCCAGGGCGCGCCGGTCTTCACCACGTAGCGCAAGCCGTTGAACACTTCGCGCAGGGGATGCTCCCGCTGCCCAGCCTGCTCCGGCAAGAGCGTCAGATAGGGCGCGACCAGCGCCCATTCTTCATCAGATACATCGGATGGATACGGCTTGCGGGAACTCATGCCCCGCAACCTGGTCGTTACCAGCCCAGAGGTCCATAACAACCTCTATCACTACCTGGGCATTTTGTTTGCGTATGATCTGATGGTGTGCGACGCCTCCTGCTGGAGGCGACGATGATGACGAGCATCCTTGGTGGTGGAGCAGATCTGGATCGCTGGCTAGCGCCGTTCCTGGAGGTTCTGGGGCGCAAGACCCGCCGCACCTGGGCACCGCTCTACCTGCGGGGTCTGCTCGGACCCGGCGAGCGCAAGAGCCTGCAGCCGATGGCCGCCCGGCTTGGCTTGGGCGGCCACGACCAGCTGCAGCACTTCATCGCCAGCCCCGCCTGGGATGATGCGCCGCTGTGGTCGGTGCTGGCGCAGCAGGCCGACAAGCTGGTCGGCGGTCCG encodes the following:
- a CDS encoding IS5 family transposase, with protein sequence MSSRKPYPSDVSDEEWALVAPYLTLLPEQAGQREHPLREVFNGLRYVVKTGAPWRWMPNDLPPWAAVYQQTQRWLTAGCFEALAEDLRTVLRLAAGRKAQPTAAILDSRTLRSTPESGERAGYDGAKRKKGSKLHLAVDTLGHLLALHVTPASADDRAEVGRLAQAVQASTGQSVDLAYVDQGYTGQKAADAAKAHGIELEVIKLPEAKRGFVLLPRRWVVERSFAWATRFRRLVKDYERYASTLADLHLVAFTCIMLKQAAQLAAGP
- a CDS encoding DUF6726 family protein → MLKMSSRTRWRYGIRLVTRGGQIKLLLFLVVLLPVGGCGVVALPFRVTGDVVKAVPIVGDPIGGPIHAVGDVVDP